One genomic region from Gemmatimonas aurantiaca encodes:
- a CDS encoding cation:proton antiporter — translation MHVQTGLLVTLAAAFGVAFLFGLVAAKLKMPPLVGYLLAGIALGPHSPGYVSDISLASQLAEIGVILLMFGVGLHFSPGDLIRVRRIALPGAVIQMTIAMGLGATLAFSWGWDAPAAVVFGMSLSVASTVVVLRVLEDRGLLDSLDGRIAVGWLIAEDLVVVVALVMLPAVLETLGAPGVRDVLHSAPGGAGGTAAGAVGLGLLKVVAVTVLKVAAFIALMAFVGRRTVPWLLTHVARMGSRELFTLAILAVALGVAVGAASLFGVSFALGAFVAGVVISESDLSYRAGADALPMQDAFAVIFFVAAGMLIDPAVLLHEPGRVALTSGVIILGNTLVAAVVMVLLRHPLGASLRLGASFGQIGEFSFILAGIGVSLGVLTEEARSLILAAALVTIVLNPLLFLAMDRLSEWLARYPRLLDKLERQKAPRLYTTDLWMATPANHVILIGYGRVGRTIGDALQRVGIPFIAIDQDRRVVDAMRTLGVTAVYGDATRPGILEHAKPEFARLLVVATPDPYHARHVIELVRAKNPDIDIIVRTHTDQEQEHFERLGVSKALMGERELAFGMAYHSLRSIGCDDDRADDVIQTLRGGARMPTREFHSVGLAGNT, via the coding sequence ATGCATGTGCAGACTGGTCTTCTCGTCACGCTGGCCGCGGCGTTCGGCGTGGCATTTCTTTTTGGTCTCGTCGCCGCCAAGCTGAAGATGCCGCCACTGGTGGGCTATCTGCTCGCCGGTATCGCATTGGGCCCGCACTCCCCGGGGTACGTCTCCGATATCTCGCTGGCGAGTCAGCTCGCGGAGATCGGGGTGATTCTCCTGATGTTCGGTGTGGGATTGCATTTTTCGCCCGGCGATCTGATACGCGTGCGGCGGATTGCGTTGCCCGGCGCGGTGATACAGATGACGATCGCGATGGGGTTGGGTGCCACGCTGGCGTTCAGCTGGGGATGGGATGCGCCGGCCGCCGTGGTCTTCGGCATGTCGCTGTCGGTGGCGTCCACGGTGGTGGTGTTGCGGGTGCTCGAGGATCGTGGTCTGCTCGATTCGCTCGACGGCCGTATTGCCGTGGGGTGGCTGATCGCCGAGGATCTGGTGGTGGTCGTGGCCCTGGTGATGCTGCCGGCGGTGCTCGAAACGCTCGGTGCCCCGGGTGTGCGGGACGTGCTGCACAGCGCCCCGGGAGGGGCGGGCGGTACGGCTGCCGGAGCCGTGGGGCTGGGACTGCTCAAGGTCGTCGCGGTCACCGTGCTCAAAGTGGCGGCATTCATTGCGCTCATGGCATTCGTGGGACGACGCACGGTGCCGTGGCTGCTCACGCATGTGGCACGCATGGGATCGCGGGAGTTGTTCACGCTGGCGATTCTCGCCGTCGCGCTCGGTGTGGCCGTCGGCGCCGCGTCGCTGTTCGGAGTGTCGTTCGCGCTGGGCGCGTTCGTGGCCGGGGTGGTGATCAGTGAATCGGATCTGAGTTATCGGGCGGGTGCGGATGCGTTGCCGATGCAGGATGCATTCGCGGTGATCTTCTTCGTGGCCGCGGGCATGCTCATCGATCCGGCGGTGCTGCTGCACGAACCCGGCCGGGTGGCGCTCACGTCGGGTGTGATCATTCTGGGCAACACCCTGGTGGCGGCCGTGGTGATGGTGCTGCTGCGGCATCCCCTGGGTGCGTCGTTGCGACTGGGGGCGAGCTTCGGACAGATCGGCGAGTTCTCGTTCATTCTCGCCGGCATCGGGGTGTCACTGGGCGTGCTGACGGAAGAAGCGCGCAGTCTCATCCTCGCGGCGGCGCTCGTGACGATCGTGCTCAATCCGCTGCTGTTCCTGGCGATGGACCGGTTGTCGGAATGGCTCGCGCGGTATCCGCGACTCCTCGACAAACTGGAACGGCAGAAAGCCCCCCGGCTCTACACCACCGATCTCTGGATGGCGACACCGGCCAATCACGTGATCCTCATCGGGTACGGGCGGGTGGGGCGCACCATCGGTGACGCACTGCAGCGCGTGGGGATTCCGTTCATCGCCATCGATCAGGATCGTCGGGTGGTGGACGCGATGCGCACGCTGGGCGTGACGGCCGTGTATGGTGATGCGACACGACCGGGCATCCTCGAACATGCCAAGCCGGAATTCGCCCGGCTGCTCGTGGTGGCCACCCCCGATCCGTATCACGCGCGCCACGTCATCGAGCTGGTGCGGGCGAAGAATCCCGACATCGACATCATCGTGCGCACCCACACCGATCAGGAGCAGGAGCACTTCGAGCGGCTTGGCGTGAGCAAGGCGCTCATGGGAGAGCGTGAACTGGCGTTCGGCATGGCGTACCACAGTCTGCGTTCGATCGGTTGCGACGACGATCGCGCGGACGATGTGATTCAGACCTTGCGCGGCGGCGCGCGGATGCCGACGCGCGAGTTTCATTCGGTGGGGCTTGCGGGGAACACATAG
- a CDS encoding DUF2891 domain-containing protein — MATHFARLALAHVTREYPNKLDHVLLGAEDVQSPSILHPVFFGSFDWHSCVHGYWLLATIRRLHPDLEISARISAQFDAQFTESRMATEVAYAAHSARGGFERPYGWAWLLMLAAELRRHDDDAGRRWAAVLAPLAECFVQRFLAFLPRATYPVRVGTHYNTAFALRLLFEYTDGDTGEATVAELGALARGTARRWYLSDHDCQAWEPGGDDFLSSALMEAECMRWVLSPDAFHDWFAEFLPRLAQGQPGTLFTPAEVSDRSDGKIAHLDGLNLSRAWCWQALATTMAPGDQRRGRALEAADRHLQASLPWVAGDYAGEHWLATFALLAMMAG; from the coding sequence ATGGCGACGCATTTTGCGCGCCTCGCGCTCGCGCATGTGACCCGCGAGTATCCGAACAAGCTCGATCACGTTCTGCTGGGCGCCGAAGACGTGCAGTCGCCTTCGATACTGCATCCGGTGTTCTTCGGCAGCTTCGACTGGCATTCGTGCGTGCATGGGTACTGGCTGCTGGCCACGATACGCCGGCTCCATCCCGATCTCGAGATCAGCGCGCGCATCTCGGCACAGTTCGACGCGCAGTTCACCGAATCGCGCATGGCCACCGAAGTGGCGTACGCCGCGCATTCGGCCCGCGGCGGTTTCGAACGTCCGTATGGGTGGGCGTGGCTGTTGATGCTGGCGGCGGAGTTGCGTCGGCATGACGACGACGCGGGACGTCGCTGGGCGGCGGTGCTGGCGCCGCTCGCCGAGTGTTTTGTGCAGCGTTTCCTGGCGTTCCTGCCCCGGGCCACCTATCCGGTGCGGGTGGGCACGCACTACAACACCGCGTTCGCCCTGCGCCTGCTGTTCGAATACACCGATGGTGACACGGGTGAAGCGACGGTCGCGGAACTCGGCGCGCTGGCGCGCGGGACGGCCCGTCGGTGGTATCTGAGCGACCACGATTGTCAGGCGTGGGAGCCGGGTGGCGACGATTTCCTGTCGTCGGCGTTGATGGAAGCCGAGTGCATGCGCTGGGTGTTGTCACCGGATGCCTTTCACGACTGGTTCGCCGAATTCCTGCCGAGGCTCGCGCAGGGGCAGCCGGGTACGTTGTTCACACCGGCGGAAGTGAGTGATCGCTCCGACGGCAAAATCGCGCATCTCGATGGACTCAATCTGAGTCGTGCGTGGTGCTGGCAGGCCCTGGCGACCACGATGGCGCCGGGCGATCAGCGACGTGGGCGGGCATTGGAGGCAGCGGATCGTCATCTGCAGGCGAGTCTGCCGTGGGTGGCGGGGGACTACGCCGGCGAGCACTGGCTGGCCACGTTTGCGCTGCTCGCGATGATGGCTGGCTGA
- a CDS encoding DUF979 domain-containing protein — MIRLEAIYWLMGLMVGGVAIVNALDSRSHTRWRNTIFWGVYAVIFLLGTRLGDFTNGVLVLLMVATASFGLSSSTRESATAEHRIFSAERWGNRLFVPVLVVPVATFLGSLLLGRVSIGGTPLVDPKQVTQIALGVATVLALLTALVMLRPPIHAPIVEARRLMDSVGWAAVLPQSLAALGVLFASAGVGKIIATLATTYLPLGTPTAAVAAYAVGMALFTIIMGNAFAAFPVMTAGIGLPLVVQQYHGDVVIVTAIGMLSGFCGTLMTPMAANFNIVPAALLELRDRYGVIKAQVPTALMLLAVNIALLTYFAYPR; from the coding sequence ATGATCCGTCTCGAGGCGATCTACTGGCTGATGGGACTGATGGTGGGTGGTGTGGCCATCGTGAACGCGCTGGACAGCCGGAGTCATACACGCTGGCGCAACACGATCTTCTGGGGTGTGTATGCGGTGATCTTCCTGCTCGGCACACGGTTGGGCGATTTCACCAACGGGGTGCTGGTGCTGCTCATGGTGGCCACCGCGTCGTTCGGGTTGTCATCAAGCACACGGGAGTCGGCGACGGCCGAACATCGGATCTTCTCGGCGGAGCGGTGGGGAAATCGCCTGTTCGTGCCGGTGCTGGTCGTGCCGGTGGCGACGTTCCTCGGCAGTCTGTTGCTTGGACGGGTGAGCATTGGCGGGACACCACTGGTGGACCCAAAACAGGTCACGCAGATCGCACTCGGTGTGGCCACGGTGCTCGCGCTGCTGACCGCGCTGGTGATGCTGCGGCCGCCCATTCACGCACCCATTGTGGAAGCCCGCCGTCTGATGGACTCGGTGGGATGGGCGGCCGTGTTGCCACAGTCACTCGCCGCACTGGGCGTGCTGTTTGCATCGGCCGGCGTGGGGAAAATCATTGCGACGTTGGCCACCACCTATCTGCCACTGGGCACTCCCACGGCGGCGGTTGCGGCCTACGCCGTGGGCATGGCGCTGTTCACCATCATCATGGGCAATGCGTTTGCGGCATTCCCGGTGATGACCGCCGGCATCGGACTGCCGCTGGTGGTGCAGCAGTATCACGGCGACGTGGTGATCGTCACCGCGATCGGCATGCTCTCGGGGTTCTGCGGTACGCTGATGACCCCGATGGCCGCAAACTTCAACATCGTGCCGGCCGCGCTGCTGGAGTTGCGTGATCGATACGGAGTCATCAAGGCGCAGGTACCCACGGCGCTCATGCTGCTGGCGGTCAACATCGCTCTGCTGACGTACTTCGCCTATCCCCGCTGA